A section of the Cryobacterium soli genome encodes:
- a CDS encoding glycine--tRNA ligase, whose amino-acid sequence MAALSRLDSVIALARHRGFVFQAGEIYGGSRSAWDYGPLGVELKENIKKQWWRFMVTSRDDVVGLDSSVILPRKVWEASGHVEVFSDPLVECTSCHKRFREDHLVEEFEEKKGRAPEGGIDGIACPNCGNRHTWTEPRAFSGLLKTFLGPVDEEAGMVYLRPETAQGIFVNFANVLQAARMKPPFGIGQIGKSFRNEITPGNFIFRTREFEQMEMEFFVEPGTDEEWHQYWIDQRMGWYTGLGIDPENLRLFEHAQEKLSHYSKRTVDIEYRFGFSGSEFGELEGVANRTDFDLKTHSEASGKDLSYFDQTKNERWIPYVIEPAAGLTRSLMAFLVDAYHEEEVPNAKGGVDKRTVLKLDPRLAPIKAAVLPLSRNEALSPMARSLAARLRESWNVDFDDAGAIGRRYRRQDEIGTPYCITVDFDSLEDQAVTVRDRDTMAQERVPLAELDAYLAVRLRGA is encoded by the coding sequence GTGGCCGCACTTTCCCGTCTTGATTCCGTCATCGCCCTCGCCCGCCACCGTGGGTTCGTCTTCCAGGCCGGTGAGATCTACGGCGGTAGCCGGTCGGCCTGGGACTACGGGCCCCTCGGTGTGGAGCTCAAGGAGAACATCAAGAAGCAGTGGTGGCGCTTCATGGTCACGAGCCGCGACGACGTCGTGGGCCTGGACTCCTCCGTCATCCTGCCGCGCAAGGTCTGGGAGGCCTCCGGCCACGTCGAGGTCTTCTCCGACCCGCTGGTCGAGTGCACCAGCTGCCACAAGCGCTTCCGCGAGGACCACCTCGTCGAGGAGTTCGAGGAGAAGAAGGGCCGCGCCCCCGAGGGCGGCATCGACGGCATCGCCTGTCCCAACTGCGGCAATCGGCACACCTGGACCGAGCCGCGCGCCTTCTCCGGCCTGCTCAAGACCTTCCTCGGCCCGGTCGACGAAGAGGCCGGCATGGTGTACCTCCGCCCCGAGACCGCGCAGGGCATCTTCGTGAACTTCGCGAATGTGCTGCAGGCCGCTCGTATGAAGCCCCCGTTCGGCATCGGCCAGATCGGCAAGAGCTTCCGCAACGAGATCACCCCCGGGAACTTCATCTTCCGCACCCGTGAGTTCGAGCAGATGGAGATGGAATTCTTCGTCGAGCCCGGCACCGACGAGGAATGGCACCAGTACTGGATCGACCAGAGGATGGGTTGGTACACGGGCCTGGGCATCGACCCGGAGAACCTGCGCCTCTTCGAGCACGCCCAGGAGAAGCTCTCGCACTACTCCAAGCGCACCGTCGACATCGAGTACCGCTTCGGTTTCTCCGGCAGCGAGTTCGGCGAGCTCGAGGGTGTGGCCAACCGCACCGACTTCGACCTCAAGACGCACTCAGAGGCCAGCGGCAAGGACCTCTCCTACTTCGACCAGACGAAGAACGAGCGCTGGATCCCCTACGTGATCGAGCCCGCGGCCGGCCTCACCCGCTCGCTGATGGCGTTCCTGGTGGATGCCTACCACGAGGAAGAAGTGCCCAACGCGAAGGGCGGCGTCGACAAGCGCACCGTGCTCAAGCTCGACCCGCGCCTGGCCCCGATCAAGGCCGCGGTGCTGCCGCTCTCGCGCAACGAGGCCCTCTCGCCGATGGCCCGCTCGCTGGCCGCACGCCTGCGCGAGTCCTGGAACGTGGACTTCGACGACGCCGGCGCCATCGGCCGCCGGTACCGCCGCCAGGACGAGATCGGCACCCCGTACTGCATCACGGTGGACTTCGACTCGCTCGAGGACCAGGCCGTGACCGTGCGCGACCGCGACACCATGGCGCAGGAGCGCGTGCCCCTGGCCGAGCTCGACGCCTACCTGGCCGTGCGCCTGCGCGGAGCGTAA
- a CDS encoding NUDIX domain-containing protein codes for MPGGKIDPGETEADAAAREAWEEVAVRVDPVALVPLFTVLIQAHGEPDGRLVRMAVFGAETADDPAASAEVSAVHWASSADEGRCPPAGVEVLRRLHAADLID; via the coding sequence ATGCCCGGCGGCAAGATCGACCCCGGTGAGACCGAGGCTGATGCCGCGGCCCGCGAAGCCTGGGAGGAGGTCGCCGTGCGCGTGGACCCGGTCGCCCTCGTGCCGTTGTTCACGGTCCTGATCCAGGCGCACGGCGAACCAGACGGCCGACTGGTGCGGATGGCGGTGTTCGGTGCCGAGACCGCCGACGACCCCGCGGCGAGCGCCGAGGTGAGCGCCGTGCACTGGGCATCCAGCGCCGACGAAGGCCGCTGCCCGCCCGCCGGCGTCGAGGTGCTCCGCCGCCTGCACGCCGCCGACCTCATCGACTGA
- a CDS encoding polysaccharide deacetylase family protein encodes MLQDAERGAPGRGLPDLGLTRRTVLASLGLSLALAGCAALTPETPPVATRAAVIPPPRPLPRPVPAVAPGPVPALLPAPNLARVPVPPGTLSDLPGDAGLLAWTVDDGSSSEVVARYVRFAADTGIRLTFFVTGYYDAWTDNAALLRPLVATGQIQLGNHTWSHPDLTTLSDADVSGELGRNHDFITDTFGTDARPYFRPPYGAHDNRVDALAADLGYTVPTTWYGSLSDSGLETEQQVIDFATTWFLPEHIVIGHLNFEPVTNVFPQLQALVHDRGLTTVTLNDVFTSAAHP; translated from the coding sequence GTGCTGCAGGACGCTGAGCGAGGCGCGCCAGGTCGCGGCCTACCCGACCTCGGCCTGACCCGCCGCACCGTGCTGGCGTCCCTCGGCCTGTCGCTGGCGCTGGCCGGATGCGCCGCCCTGACCCCTGAGACCCCTCCCGTGGCCACCCGGGCCGCGGTTATCCCGCCGCCGAGACCGCTCCCCCGGCCGGTGCCCGCCGTGGCGCCCGGGCCCGTGCCGGCTCTGCTTCCGGCTCCGAACCTGGCCCGGGTTCCCGTGCCGCCGGGCACCCTGTCCGACCTGCCCGGCGACGCCGGCCTGTTGGCCTGGACCGTGGACGACGGCTCGAGCAGCGAGGTGGTCGCCCGGTATGTGCGGTTCGCCGCCGACACGGGCATCCGCCTCACCTTCTTCGTGACCGGCTACTACGACGCCTGGACCGACAACGCTGCGCTGCTGCGGCCCTTGGTGGCCACCGGGCAGATCCAGCTGGGCAACCACACCTGGTCGCACCCCGACCTCACCACGCTGTCGGATGCCGACGTCAGCGGCGAACTCGGCCGCAACCACGACTTCATCACCGACACCTTCGGCACGGATGCCCGGCCCTATTTCCGCCCGCCCTACGGCGCGCACGACAACAGGGTGGATGCGCTGGCCGCCGACCTGGGCTACACGGTGCCGACCACCTGGTACGGCTCGCTCTCGGACTCCGGGTTGGAAACCGAACAGCAGGTGATCGACTTCGCGACCACCTGGTTCCTGCCAGAGCACATCGTGATCGGCCACCTCAACTTCGAGCCCGTCACCAACGTCTTCCCCCAGCTGCAGGCCCTCGTGCACGACCGCGGGCTCACCACGGTGACCCTCAACGACGTGTTCACCAGCGCGGCCCATCCGTAG
- a CDS encoding phage holin family protein: MSDLPTPSERKAADTSLGDLLGEVTRDVSDLMRQEVALAKAEVRQSASKAGKGAGLFGGAGYAGHLTVLFLSLAAWWGLGHVMDIAWAAVIVAIVWAIVAAVLFVLGRRELKAVRGAPETVDSLKQIPDALKRNEENR, translated from the coding sequence ATGAGCGACCTCCCCACCCCCTCCGAACGGAAGGCCGCCGACACCTCCCTCGGCGACCTCCTGGGCGAGGTCACCCGGGACGTATCCGATTTGATGCGACAGGAAGTCGCGCTGGCCAAGGCCGAGGTCCGTCAGTCGGCCAGCAAGGCCGGCAAGGGCGCCGGCCTGTTCGGCGGGGCCGGGTATGCAGGCCACCTCACCGTGCTCTTCCTGTCCCTTGCCGCCTGGTGGGGCCTCGGGCATGTCATGGACATCGCCTGGGCGGCCGTGATCGTGGCCATTGTGTGGGCCATCGTCGCCGCCGTCCTCTTCGTCCTTGGCCGGCGGGAGCTCAAGGCCGTGCGCGGCGCACCCGAAACCGTCGACTCCCTGAAGCAGATTCCAGACGCACTGAAAAGAAACGAGGAAAACCGATGA
- the hemE gene encoding uroporphyrinogen decarboxylase codes for MNLDATHPLSSGLTSDSRLVRAYQGTRPAVTPVWFMRQAGRSLPEYRELRVGTRMLDACLDPEMASEITLQPVRRHGVDAGILFSDIVVPLKLVGVEVEIVAGKGPVLAQAVRTAADVERLTALDPAVLDTALAPISQAVARTVAELGSTPLIGFAGAPFTLAAYIVEGGPSKDHIHARTLMHSDPDAWAALMAWTADVTGRFLRAQVLAGASAAQLFDSWAGALSLDDYTRFVAPASTAAIAHVRDLTFVENVGDLAADPESVRRNVPVVHFGVGTGELLKAMHGIGADVVGVDYRVPLDEASRRLGGVVPVQGNLDPALLNAPWPVLEAHVLDVLERGRTAPSHVLNLGHGVPPETDPDVLTRVVKFVHETSSTSSLAL; via the coding sequence ATGAATCTCGACGCGACGCACCCACTCTCTTCCGGCCTCACCTCCGACTCCCGGCTCGTGCGGGCCTACCAGGGCACCCGTCCGGCCGTCACCCCGGTCTGGTTCATGCGCCAGGCCGGCCGTTCGCTGCCCGAATACCGCGAACTGCGGGTGGGCACCCGCATGCTCGACGCCTGCCTCGACCCGGAGATGGCCAGCGAGATCACCCTGCAGCCGGTGCGCCGGCACGGCGTGGACGCCGGCATCCTCTTCAGCGACATCGTCGTGCCGCTCAAGCTCGTGGGCGTCGAGGTCGAGATCGTCGCAGGCAAGGGCCCGGTGCTCGCCCAGGCGGTGCGCACCGCGGCGGATGTCGAACGCCTCACCGCGCTCGACCCGGCCGTGCTCGACACGGCGCTGGCCCCCATCAGCCAGGCCGTCGCCCGCACGGTGGCGGAGCTCGGCTCCACCCCGCTGATCGGCTTCGCCGGCGCGCCGTTCACCCTGGCCGCCTACATCGTCGAGGGCGGCCCGTCCAAGGACCACATCCACGCGCGCACGCTCATGCACTCCGACCCCGACGCCTGGGCCGCCCTGATGGCCTGGACCGCCGACGTCACCGGCCGGTTCCTGCGCGCCCAGGTGCTCGCGGGAGCCAGCGCCGCCCAGCTGTTCGACTCCTGGGCCGGCGCGCTCTCGCTCGACGACTACACGCGCTTCGTCGCCCCCGCCTCCACCGCCGCGATCGCCCACGTCCGCGACCTCACCTTCGTGGAGAACGTCGGCGACCTGGCCGCGGACCCCGAGTCGGTGCGCCGCAACGTGCCTGTCGTGCACTTCGGTGTCGGCACCGGCGAGCTGCTCAAGGCCATGCACGGCATCGGAGCCGACGTCGTCGGCGTGGACTACCGGGTGCCGCTCGACGAGGCCAGCCGGCGCCTGGGCGGTGTGGTTCCCGTGCAGGGCAACCTCGACCCAGCCCTGCTCAACGCCCCCTGGCCGGTTCTCGAAGCACATGTGCTCGACGTGCTCGAACGCGGCCGCACGGCGCCCAGCCACGTGCTCAACCTCGGCCACGGTGTGCCGCCGGAGACCGACCCTGATGTGCTCACCCGGGTCGTCAAGTTCGTGCACGAGACCAGCTCCACCTCCTCACTCGCGCTCTAG
- a CDS encoding YbdD/YjiX family protein, protein MSGTQGAAVPGLSGVVRSAVARLAWYIRAVSGEDAYDKYRAHHESVHGPGEAEPMLTEREFWRDRADRQDSNPQGRCC, encoded by the coding sequence ATGTCCGGCACACAGGGCGCCGCGGTGCCTGGGCTGTCGGGTGTGGTCCGCAGCGCCGTGGCCCGGCTCGCCTGGTACATCAGAGCGGTGTCGGGCGAGGACGCCTACGACAAGTACCGGGCGCACCACGAGTCGGTGCACGGGCCCGGCGAGGCAGAACCGATGCTCACCGAACGGGAGTTCTGGCGCGACCGCGCCGACCGGCAAGACAGCAACCCGCAGGGCCGCTGCTGCTGA
- a CDS encoding DUF3618 domain-containing protein has product MSSYSTPTPASDDPEVLRAQIEETRRELGSDVDALADKVAPGKIVQRQTDKVKGAFGSMKDRVMGSASDAGSSLGGVADEASGVARNVADQAKGNPLAVGLIAFGVGWLASSLIPASTAEKRIASNVKDAAEPLAHQVTDAAKEVGENLKQPLADAADAVKGTATDAAGTVKAETTSSADDVKNEAKHAGQGTAG; this is encoded by the coding sequence ATGAGCTCCTACAGCACACCTACCCCCGCATCCGACGACCCAGAGGTCCTGCGGGCCCAGATCGAAGAAACCCGGCGCGAGCTCGGCAGCGACGTCGACGCCCTGGCCGACAAGGTCGCACCGGGCAAGATCGTGCAGCGTCAGACCGACAAGGTCAAGGGCGCCTTCGGCTCGATGAAGGACAGGGTCATGGGATCGGCGTCCGACGCCGGGTCATCGCTCGGCGGCGTGGCGGACGAGGCCTCCGGCGTGGCCAGGAACGTCGCCGACCAAGCGAAGGGCAATCCACTCGCCGTGGGGCTGATCGCCTTCGGTGTGGGCTGGCTGGCCTCCTCGCTGATCCCCGCGAGCACCGCGGAGAAGAGGATCGCGTCCAACGTCAAGGATGCGGCAGAGCCTCTCGCCCACCAGGTGACGGACGCGGCGAAAGAGGTGGGCGAGAACCTCAAGCAGCCGCTGGCCGACGCGGCCGACGCCGTGAAGGGAACGGCGACCGACGCCGCCGGCACCGTGAAGGCCGAAACCACCTCGTCAGCCGACGACGTGAAGAACGAAGCCAAGCACGCCGGACAGGGCACCGCGGGGTAG
- a CDS encoding carbon starvation CstA family protein: MGATSSIPQGATDEPDLTQDPALPPVALDPTIHEAEEAHWTPLKIGIWVAIALLGGLSWVMLAVVRGETVNAIWFVFAALCTYLIGYRFYSNYIQKHLLRPDDRRATPAEYKADGKDYAATDRRVLFGHHFAAIAGAGPLVGPVLAAQMGYLPGTIWIIVGVVFAGAVQDYLVLFFSMRRGGRSLGQMARDELGRVGGTAALIATLTIMVIIVAILALVVVNALAESAWGVFSVGMTIPIALFMGCYLRFFRPGKVTEISIIGFVLLIAAIVGGGAIAGTEWGAAMFHVEKVPLAIGIIVYGFVAAILPVWLLLAPRDYLSTFMKIGTIGMLALAIVIVRPEITVPAVSEFATSGTGPVVSGALFPFLFVTIACGALSGFHALIASGTTPKLIEKERQTRFIGYGGMLMESFVAIMALVAALSIDRGIYFAMNASPALTGGTVEGAVTFVNSLGLTGVNLTPDMLTQTAKDVGEASIVSRTGGAPTLSVGLAHIMQQVAGGSGMMAFWYHFAIMFEALFILTAVDAGTRVARFMLQDSLGNFFPKFKDTSWRTGAWLTTGIMVAAWGAVLVMGVTDPLGGINTLFPLFGIANQLLAAIALAVCLAIVAKRGMFRYLWIVAVPLAFAAVVTITASILKIFSSVPSVGYFAQNAAFSKALADGETSFGTATSVEAMEAVVRNTMVQGILSIVFVTLAVIVIFTALQATWNAWKTHSNATNEDLAVPSRIFAPSGILATPAEKATQALWDALPSTKRKAREH; encoded by the coding sequence ATGGGCGCGACGTCCAGCATTCCGCAAGGCGCAACCGACGAACCAGACCTCACCCAGGACCCGGCGCTGCCGCCGGTGGCCCTGGATCCGACCATCCACGAGGCCGAGGAGGCCCACTGGACCCCGCTGAAGATCGGCATCTGGGTGGCCATCGCGCTGCTCGGCGGGCTGAGCTGGGTGATGCTGGCCGTGGTGCGCGGCGAGACCGTGAACGCCATCTGGTTCGTCTTCGCCGCGCTCTGCACCTACCTGATCGGCTACCGGTTCTACTCCAACTACATCCAGAAGCACCTGCTCCGGCCGGATGACCGCCGGGCGACCCCCGCCGAATACAAGGCCGACGGCAAGGACTATGCAGCCACCGACCGCCGGGTGCTCTTCGGCCACCACTTCGCCGCCATCGCCGGCGCCGGCCCCCTGGTGGGCCCGGTGCTCGCCGCGCAGATGGGCTACCTGCCCGGCACGATCTGGATCATCGTGGGCGTCGTGTTCGCCGGCGCGGTGCAGGACTACCTGGTGCTGTTCTTCTCGATGCGCCGCGGCGGCCGGTCGCTGGGCCAGATGGCCCGTGACGAGCTCGGCCGGGTCGGCGGCACGGCCGCCCTCATCGCCACCCTCACGATCATGGTCATCATCGTCGCCATCCTCGCCCTCGTCGTGGTCAACGCTCTCGCCGAGAGCGCCTGGGGCGTCTTCTCGGTCGGCATGACCATCCCGATCGCCCTGTTCATGGGCTGCTACCTGCGGTTCTTCCGGCCGGGCAAGGTCACCGAGATCTCGATCATCGGCTTTGTGCTGCTCATCGCCGCGATCGTCGGCGGCGGTGCGATCGCCGGCACCGAGTGGGGCGCCGCCATGTTCCATGTCGAGAAGGTGCCGCTGGCCATCGGCATCATCGTCTACGGTTTCGTCGCGGCGATCCTGCCGGTCTGGCTGCTGCTGGCCCCGCGCGACTACCTCTCCACCTTCATGAAGATCGGCACCATCGGCATGCTCGCCCTGGCGATCGTCATCGTGCGCCCCGAGATCACGGTTCCCGCGGTGAGCGAATTCGCCACCAGCGGCACCGGCCCGGTGGTCAGCGGAGCGCTGTTCCCGTTCCTCTTCGTCACCATCGCCTGCGGCGCCCTGTCCGGCTTCCACGCGTTGATCGCCTCCGGCACCACACCCAAGCTCATCGAGAAGGAACGCCAGACCCGGTTCATCGGCTACGGCGGCATGCTGATGGAATCGTTCGTGGCGATCATGGCCCTCGTGGCCGCGCTGTCGATCGACCGCGGCATCTACTTCGCCATGAACGCCTCGCCGGCCCTCACCGGCGGCACCGTGGAGGGCGCGGTCACCTTCGTCAACAGCCTCGGCCTGACGGGCGTCAACCTCACGCCCGACATGCTCACGCAGACGGCCAAGGACGTCGGCGAAGCATCCATCGTGTCGCGCACCGGCGGCGCCCCGACCCTGTCGGTGGGCCTGGCGCACATCATGCAGCAGGTGGCCGGCGGCAGTGGCATGATGGCGTTCTGGTACCACTTCGCGATCATGTTCGAGGCTCTGTTCATCCTCACCGCGGTGGATGCCGGCACCCGCGTGGCCCGGTTCATGCTGCAGGACAGCCTGGGCAACTTCTTCCCGAAGTTCAAGGACACCTCCTGGCGCACCGGCGCCTGGCTCACCACCGGCATCATGGTGGCGGCCTGGGGCGCGGTGCTCGTGATGGGCGTCACCGACCCGCTCGGCGGCATCAACACGCTGTTCCCGCTGTTCGGCATCGCCAACCAGTTGCTCGCCGCGATCGCGCTGGCCGTGTGCCTGGCCATCGTGGCCAAGCGCGGCATGTTCCGCTACCTCTGGATCGTCGCGGTGCCCCTGGCCTTCGCAGCCGTGGTCACCATCACGGCGTCGATCCTGAAGATCTTCTCGAGCGTGCCGTCGGTGGGCTACTTCGCCCAGAACGCGGCGTTCAGCAAGGCGCTGGCCGACGGGGAGACGAGCTTCGGCACGGCCACCTCGGTCGAGGCGATGGAGGCCGTGGTGCGCAACACCATGGTGCAGGGCATCCTGTCGATCGTGTTCGTCACGCTGGCCGTGATCGTGATCTTCACCGCCTTGCAGGCCACCTGGAACGCGTGGAAGACGCACTCGAACGCGACGAACGAAGACCTCGCCGTGCCGTCCCGCATCTTCGCGCCGTCCGGCATCCTGGCCACGCCGGCCGAGAAGGCCACCCAGGCGCTGTGGGATGCCCTCCCCAGCACCAAGCGCAAGGCCCGCGAGCACTGA
- a CDS encoding shikimate 5-dehydrogenase: MTDSTNPVTKPVLNKDTRLCISLAARPSNFGTRFHNYLYEQFGLDFVYKAFTTTDLAGAIAGVRALGIRGCSVSMPFKEDVIALVDELDASATAIQSVNTIVNDDGYLRAYNTDYIAAADLLRSNALDPATPFLLRGSGGMAKAVGAALRDTGFAHGTIVARNETRGRALADELGYGWQAEPGDSTAALLVNVTPMGMAGGAQAAESAFTDAAIAAADTVFDVVALPAETPLILAARAQGKTVITGAEVIALQAAEQFERYTGVRPTPEQVQAASAFARA; the protein is encoded by the coding sequence ATGACTGATTCAACGAACCCCGTGACCAAGCCCGTCCTGAACAAGGACACCCGGCTCTGCATCTCGTTGGCCGCGCGGCCGAGCAACTTCGGCACCCGGTTCCACAACTACCTCTACGAGCAGTTCGGGCTGGACTTCGTCTACAAGGCCTTCACCACCACCGACCTGGCCGGCGCCATCGCCGGGGTGCGGGCGCTCGGCATCCGCGGTTGCTCGGTGTCGATGCCGTTCAAGGAGGACGTGATCGCCCTCGTCGACGAACTCGACGCCTCGGCCACGGCCATCCAGTCGGTGAACACCATCGTCAACGACGACGGCTACCTGCGCGCCTACAACACCGACTACATCGCCGCGGCCGACCTGCTGCGAAGCAACGCCCTCGACCCGGCCACGCCGTTCCTGCTGCGCGGCTCGGGCGGCATGGCCAAGGCCGTCGGCGCGGCGCTGCGCGACACCGGCTTCGCCCACGGCACCATCGTGGCCCGCAACGAGACGCGCGGCCGGGCGCTGGCCGACGAGCTCGGCTACGGCTGGCAGGCGGAGCCCGGCGACAGCACCGCGGCGCTGCTCGTGAATGTCACTCCGATGGGCATGGCCGGCGGCGCCCAGGCGGCCGAGTCGGCGTTCACCGACGCGGCCATCGCGGCCGCCGACACGGTCTTCGACGTCGTGGCACTGCCCGCCGAGACCCCGCTGATCCTGGCCGCCCGCGCGCAGGGCAAGACCGTCATCACGGGCGCAGAGGTGATCGCTCTGCAGGCGGCCGAGCAGTTCGAGCGCTACACCGGCGTGCGGCCCACACCCGAGCAGGTGCAGGCCGCCTCCGCCTTCGCCCGCGCATGA
- a CDS encoding alcohol dehydrogenase catalytic domain-containing protein — protein MRAVWFDRFGALPELREVPDPEPSSAGVVVRVEATGLCRSDWHGWLGHDDGIALPHVPGHELVGVIAAAGPLVTRFAVGQRVTVPFVCACGDCPECATGNAQVCRNQTQPGFTHWGSYAEKVALHNADVNLIAVPDDLDAGAAALLGCRFATSYRGLVHQATLLAGETLVVIGCGGVGLSAVMIGAALGARVIAVDISVDALAAAARAGAAYTVNSSGMTDAAVVDRVRLLAGGDGAQVSVEALGRENTVGIAIRSLATRGRHVQIGLLAEDPRVPLGLVIGGELAVLGSHGMAAGDYPELMALVTSGRLRPQDLISHRIPLADAPAALAAMSAPEPAAGVTLIDLTLP, from the coding sequence GTGCGCGCGGTCTGGTTCGACCGGTTCGGTGCTCTGCCCGAACTGCGCGAGGTGCCCGACCCGGAGCCCAGCTCCGCCGGCGTCGTGGTGCGGGTGGAGGCCACCGGGCTCTGCCGCAGCGACTGGCACGGCTGGCTGGGCCACGACGACGGCATCGCTCTGCCGCACGTCCCGGGGCACGAGCTCGTCGGCGTGATCGCGGCCGCAGGGCCTCTCGTCACCCGCTTCGCCGTGGGGCAGCGGGTCACCGTGCCGTTCGTCTGCGCCTGCGGCGACTGCCCGGAGTGCGCCACCGGCAACGCCCAGGTCTGCCGCAACCAGACCCAGCCCGGTTTCACCCACTGGGGTTCCTACGCCGAGAAGGTGGCGCTGCACAACGCCGACGTCAACCTCATTGCCGTGCCGGACGACCTCGACGCCGGTGCCGCGGCGCTGCTCGGCTGCCGGTTCGCCACCTCCTACCGCGGGCTCGTGCACCAGGCCACGCTGCTCGCCGGCGAGACCCTCGTGGTGATCGGCTGCGGCGGAGTGGGCCTGTCCGCGGTGATGATCGGCGCGGCCCTCGGGGCCCGGGTGATCGCGGTGGACATCAGCGTGGACGCCCTCGCGGCCGCGGCCCGCGCCGGCGCCGCCTACACGGTCAACTCCAGCGGGATGACCGACGCCGCGGTCGTGGACCGGGTGCGTCTGCTCGCCGGCGGCGACGGCGCCCAGGTGTCGGTGGAGGCGCTCGGCCGGGAGAACACGGTGGGCATCGCCATCCGCTCCCTGGCCACCCGCGGCCGTCACGTGCAGATCGGCCTGCTCGCCGAGGACCCGCGCGTGCCACTGGGTCTGGTGATCGGCGGGGAGCTCGCCGTGCTCGGCAGCCACGGCATGGCCGCCGGCGACTACCCCGAGCTGATGGCGCTGGTGACCAGTGGCCGGCTGCGCCCGCAGGACCTGATCAGCCACCGCATCCCGCTCGCCGACGCGCCGGCGGCCCTCGCCGCCATGTCGGCGCCCGAGCCCGCGGCCGGCGTCACCCTGATCGACCTCACCCTGCCCTAG
- a CDS encoding glutamyl-tRNA reductase: MLICLSANHKNSSFDVLEKLSVGADEAAGGMLTGHDALSGAVVVATCNRFEAYLDLDEPFGVSPLPAVYAAIDAVSASTGVSAALLRDTLDLVHGNGVAEHLFAVTSGLESVVVGEGEIAGQVRRALEEARAAGTTSPELERLFQRASQTSRGVKNRTGIGAAGRSLVRLSLELAESRVTDWARTRVLLVGTGRYAGASLAALRDLGVTDVRVYSPSGRAERFAASHDIQALATDADALAAETALADLILTCTTVEHHVIDAGILLAGRALVAARKAAAEAAPSAAQLRSCPVGADVEATRQLVIDLGLPRNVDPDVSEVDGVELLDLETIRIHAPLEELNATSEARRLVDRAARKFSAVAEEQSLAPAVVALRSYVFDILDAEIERAHARGDSSEQTESALRHLAGVLLHTPMVRSRELARAGEQDAFLGGLDALFGIDVTLPEASVAGLPTAPGVAGVTDISSAAS, translated from the coding sequence GTGTTGATTTGTCTGTCCGCGAACCACAAGAACTCCAGCTTCGACGTGCTCGAAAAGCTCTCTGTCGGCGCGGACGAGGCAGCGGGCGGAATGCTCACCGGGCATGACGCGCTCAGCGGCGCCGTAGTGGTGGCCACCTGCAACCGCTTCGAGGCCTACCTCGACCTGGACGAACCCTTCGGCGTCTCCCCCCTTCCCGCGGTGTATGCCGCGATCGACGCCGTGAGCGCGAGCACCGGTGTGAGCGCCGCGCTGCTGCGCGACACCCTCGACCTCGTGCACGGCAACGGCGTGGCCGAGCACCTCTTCGCCGTCACCAGCGGACTCGAGTCCGTGGTGGTGGGCGAAGGCGAGATCGCCGGCCAGGTGCGCCGCGCCCTCGAAGAGGCCCGCGCGGCCGGTACCACGAGCCCCGAGCTCGAGCGCCTCTTCCAGCGTGCCTCGCAGACCTCTCGCGGGGTGAAGAACCGCACCGGCATCGGCGCCGCCGGGCGTTCACTCGTGCGTCTGTCGCTCGAGCTGGCCGAGAGCCGCGTCACCGACTGGGCGCGCACCCGGGTGTTGCTGGTGGGCACGGGCCGTTACGCCGGCGCCTCGCTGGCCGCGCTCCGCGACCTGGGCGTCACCGATGTGCGTGTCTACTCCCCCTCCGGCCGCGCCGAGCGCTTCGCCGCGTCGCACGACATCCAGGCCCTGGCCACGGATGCCGACGCGTTGGCCGCCGAGACCGCGCTGGCCGACCTGATCCTCACCTGCACCACGGTAGAGCACCACGTCATCGATGCGGGCATCCTGCTCGCCGGCCGCGCCCTCGTGGCCGCCCGGAAGGCCGCCGCCGAGGCTGCCCCCTCGGCCGCACAGCTGCGCTCCTGCCCGGTGGGCGCCGATGTGGAGGCCACGCGTCAGCTGGTCATCGACCTCGGCCTGCCGCGCAACGTGGACCCGGACGTGAGCGAGGTGGACGGCGTCGAACTGCTCGACCTGGAGACCATCCGCATCCACGCGCCGCTCGAAGAACTCAACGCCACCAGCGAGGCCCGCCGCCTGGTCGACCGCGCCGCCCGCAAGTTCTCGGCCGTGGCCGAGGAGCAGAGCCTGGCCCCCGCTGTCGTGGCGCTGCGCTCCTACGTCTTCGACATCCTCGACGCCGAGATCGAACGCGCGCACGCCCGCGGCGACAGCAGCGAGCAGACCGAGTCGGCGCTGCGGCACCTGGCCGGGGTGCTGCTGCACACCCCCATGGTGCGTTCGCGCGAACTCGCCCGCGCGGGTGAGCAGGATGCGTTTCTGGGCGGGCTCGACGCTCTCTTCGGCATCGATGTGACCCTGCCGGAGGCCAGTGTCGCCGGCCTGCCGACGGCCCCCGGCGTGGCCGGCGTCACCGACATCTCCAGCGCCGCCTCCTAG